The Roseovarius sp. EL26 genome has a window encoding:
- a CDS encoding LysR family transcriptional regulator, with the protein MQIREIECFQAIMTAGTMTRAAQMLGISQPAVSNTISTLEHRLGFQLFLRKSGRLQPTPEAMIFYEDAQRLLEAVVRANEAATRLRQGESGHLTISAFPGVSIKFLPDLISRFLATRENVKIRLLSRSSHILIEQLPSQMFDIAVAEKPSQFVGVDAEQFTYRCHCIMAPDHPLAKQELLTPRNLDGVPFAALFRDHMTTYQIARAFSDAKAHWNVVLEAQYFASLIEFVRSGNAVALVDPINRQGLDEELVSIPFKPSIQYQIGVLTPQDKPVSKVAAAFLALMKTELSKNAMIS; encoded by the coding sequence ATGCAAATCCGAGAAATTGAATGCTTTCAAGCCATTATGACTGCCGGGACCATGACGCGGGCGGCACAAATGCTGGGAATATCGCAACCAGCAGTCAGCAATACGATATCAACATTAGAGCATAGGCTAGGATTTCAGTTGTTTCTGCGCAAGTCAGGGCGGCTGCAACCTACACCTGAAGCTATGATTTTTTATGAAGATGCGCAGAGGTTGCTTGAGGCCGTGGTGCGGGCGAACGAGGCGGCAACTCGACTGCGACAAGGAGAATCTGGTCATTTGACCATCTCTGCCTTTCCCGGAGTATCGATCAAGTTCCTGCCTGACTTAATCAGCCGTTTTTTGGCAACCCGAGAGAATGTGAAAATCCGCCTGTTGTCCCGAAGCTCACACATCCTCATTGAGCAACTTCCAAGTCAGATGTTCGACATTGCCGTGGCGGAAAAGCCATCACAGTTTGTTGGAGTCGATGCCGAGCAATTCACCTATAGATGTCACTGCATTATGGCGCCTGATCACCCGCTGGCAAAACAAGAGCTTTTGACACCGCGCAATCTGGACGGTGTCCCATTCGCGGCATTGTTTCGCGATCACATGACCACCTATCAGATAGCCCGAGCATTTTCGGATGCGAAGGCTCACTGGAATGTAGTTCTGGAAGCGCAGTACTTTGCATCGTTAATAGAATTTGTACGGTCAGGAAACGCGGTTGCACTGGTCGACCCCATCAACAGACAAGGCCTAGATGAAGAACTGGTCAGCATACCGTTCAAGCCCTCCATTCAGTACCAAATTGGCGTTCTGACACCCCAGGATAAACCAGTTTCAAAGGTCGCGGCAGCTTTTTTGGCACTAATGAAAACTGAACTGTCTAAAAATGCCATGATCTCTTAA